In the Kaistella sp. 97-N-M2 genome, one interval contains:
- a CDS encoding c-type cytochrome translates to MISWRKHYKRGLIAIGLLLSTSASIYAQGDAKNGEKLFKANCTACHALDKQLVGPALGGVVDKVKTEQNLDTDWLHKWIKDNKALRASGDKYANEIFEKFNKTEMLAFPNLTDKDIDDILEYTTNPPAAEPAADAAGASTDTNSVAALEEAQRNSMNSKVILISLIAIGGLLFWLLLKLRQLVKLQQNEELAGVNAEKAISFGDLYRKYSFVGKGLLVVLAVFAAYGIWNSLMWIGVYKGYKPEQPIYFSHKIHAGENKIDCQLCHSSAKYGKVSEIPSMNVCMNCHRNISEYNGKYMEPGKDKAFYDGEIQKIYAATGWDAASQKYTGKTQPVEWTRIHNMPDFVYFNHSQHVVAGEQAIISSFNQKNPTAKIDVVCKACHGQVDTMNVVHMANDFTMGWCIECHRTTEVDMTNGYNKEYFKNLHEKLKKQYGSGTKITVDAIGGLECGKCHY, encoded by the coding sequence ATGATTAGTTGGAGAAAGCATTACAAAAGAGGTCTTATCGCAATAGGTTTGTTGCTGTCGACCAGTGCTTCTATTTACGCTCAGGGAGATGCAAAAAACGGTGAAAAGCTTTTCAAGGCTAACTGTACCGCATGTCACGCTTTAGATAAGCAACTTGTAGGGCCTGCACTTGGAGGCGTTGTAGACAAGGTAAAAACAGAGCAAAATTTAGACACAGATTGGTTACATAAGTGGATAAAAGACAATAAAGCACTACGGGCTTCGGGCGACAAGTATGCCAATGAAATTTTCGAAAAGTTCAACAAAACAGAAATGCTTGCGTTTCCGAATCTTACCGATAAGGATATTGACGACATTTTAGAATACACCACTAATCCACCAGCAGCCGAGCCTGCAGCGGACGCCGCGGGAGCTTCTACCGATACAAATTCTGTTGCAGCGCTTGAAGAAGCACAACGTAACTCCATGAATTCGAAAGTGATTTTGATTTCGTTGATTGCCATCGGTGGTCTTCTGTTCTGGTTGCTGTTGAAATTGCGACAACTTGTAAAACTTCAGCAAAACGAAGAATTAGCCGGCGTTAACGCTGAAAAAGCAATTTCCTTCGGAGATCTTTACAGAAAATACAGTTTCGTTGGGAAAGGCCTTTTGGTGGTACTCGCTGTTTTTGCAGCCTACGGAATCTGGAATTCCCTCATGTGGATCGGTGTCTACAAAGGCTACAAACCGGAGCAACCCATTTACTTCTCCCACAAGATTCACGCAGGAGAAAATAAAATCGACTGTCAGCTTTGCCACTCTTCCGCAAAATATGGCAAGGTTTCCGAAATCCCATCCATGAATGTTTGTATGAACTGTCACCGAAATATTTCTGAATACAACGGAAAATATATGGAGCCAGGAAAAGACAAAGCTTTCTACGACGGCGAAATTCAAAAAATTTATGCGGCCACAGGGTGGGACGCAGCCTCACAAAAATATACCGGAAAAACGCAGCCGGTTGAATGGACCAGAATTCACAATATGCCGGATTTTGTGTACTTCAATCACTCACAACACGTTGTTGCCGGCGAGCAGGCCATTATAAGTTCTTTCAACCAGAAAAATCCTACGGCCAAAATCGATGTAGTTTGTAAAGCCTGTCACGGCCAAGTCGACACCATGAATGTGGTGCACATGGCAAACGACTTTACAATGGGCTGGTGTATCGAATGTCACAGAACGACGGAAGTTGATATGACTAACGGTTATAATAAAGAGTACTTTAAAAATCTACACGAGAAGTTGAAAAAACAATACGGTTCAGGAACCAAGATTACGGTAGATGCGATTGGCGGTCTTGAGTGTGGTAAATGTCATTATTAA